In a single window of the uncultured Dysgonomonas sp. genome:
- a CDS encoding aldose epimerase family protein, with translation MNTVTKLKTVLHQNKEVILLRLTNSTGAYIEVTNYGATITAIVVPDKDGNYANIVLHYDSLEEYFTDPYYIGCTIGRYANRISNAQFTLDKNTYSLDKNDGIHSIHGGFSGLNKKVFDYKIWKEKIVFSLFSPHGEGGFPGNLNINVIYSFSNENVLNIEYKSISDKKTPINLTNHTYFNLAATKAPCLNCELQIDALMYLEMNDGFLPTGSILETTDSAFDFNHFKVIEDTIYPKKDAMKGYNTFFLQNKKTPKPIASLREKKSGRTLDVYTSMPGVLLYTGGYLSIPFIPFSGICFEAQYHPDGLNYPHFDTCILEPDVERNDIIEYKFG, from the coding sequence ATGAACACAGTAACTAAGCTAAAAACAGTTCTTCATCAAAATAAAGAGGTTATTCTTTTGCGCCTGACTAATTCAACCGGAGCATACATAGAAGTGACTAACTATGGAGCAACTATAACTGCAATAGTTGTTCCGGATAAAGATGGAAATTATGCAAATATTGTGTTACACTACGATTCCCTTGAAGAATATTTCACAGACCCTTATTACATAGGTTGTACAATCGGACGTTATGCCAACCGCATTTCCAATGCACAATTCACACTGGATAAAAATACATACAGTTTGGATAAGAACGATGGAATACATTCAATCCATGGCGGATTTTCCGGTCTCAACAAAAAGGTATTTGATTATAAAATATGGAAAGAGAAGATCGTTTTTTCACTCTTTAGCCCTCATGGAGAAGGGGGATTTCCCGGAAATTTAAATATCAATGTGATCTATTCTTTTTCCAATGAAAATGTTTTGAATATAGAATATAAGTCCATTTCAGATAAGAAAACCCCAATAAATCTAACCAACCATACTTACTTTAATCTTGCAGCCACCAAAGCCCCTTGCTTAAATTGTGAATTACAGATTGATGCCCTGATGTATCTCGAGATGAATGATGGCTTTTTACCTACAGGCTCAATATTGGAAACTACAGATTCAGCTTTTGATTTTAATCACTTCAAAGTGATTGAAGATACGATATATCCGAAAAAAGATGCAATGAAAGGTTATAATACATTCTTTCTCCAAAATAAAAAAACACCTAAACCAATAGCCTCTCTTCGGGAAAAAAAATCAGGACGTACTTTAGATGTATATACATCTATGCCGGGAGTGTTACTGTATACAGGCGGATATTTGTCGATTCCATTTATTCCTTTTTCCGGAATTTGTTTTGAAGCACAATACCATCCCGATGGGCTTAATTATCCTCATTTCGATACTTGTATTTTAGAGCCTGATGTTGAAAGAAATGACATAATAGAATACAAATTCGGCTGA